Proteins found in one Oncorhynchus gorbuscha isolate QuinsamMale2020 ecotype Even-year linkage group LG15, OgorEven_v1.0, whole genome shotgun sequence genomic segment:
- the LOC123998210 gene encoding LOW QUALITY PROTEIN: double-stranded RNA-specific adenosine deaminase-like (The sequence of the model RefSeq protein was modified relative to this genomic sequence to represent the inferred CDS: deleted 2 bases in 1 codon) has translation MSRGRGGPPIEHYHRPPLPQLQAKQQYYRAGPLGFHPRASPQQALHPNVHSYLGPVPPLVPPSAHSQPLYPSVPPPPGHSPGLSQQSSCPSGPNSFRQQQVHFLRGQNTEAPQFRVSPRGGVQSLGRGGPNGLYNESNQAQAGYSRYSQNSSRGRGGPSGLFNESNQAQAGYSRFSQNSSRGRGGYGSERGRGNGRDFRYPPSQGPPRGPTGPTFWNQKQTSTQKQGFNRQWSLHADCADRPSFSEGFQSLSLDRERSYRGRVDRGDSFDKASVGSSNNSNNKSVPTFQPPDIREQVLQALADLSPGEKLQAKCLAKTLRLPKKFINQALYGLERDKKASKHGESPPEWTVYVEPQEEPESRDSDPESPRSQPREHSVESQERPSEEDCSHFLSVKEEDIVIEAEIQQIEAQGPEGDKEEDYYVESDSHSSSSEPSESYRQHSQSQTQQPSINSSSNEELDLDLDESDMADCGSNQKELILQYLLEAGEATALVISKNLGLRGAKQVNPTLYAMEKQGDVSRNAEVTPHIWELSVHRRERMERSLKAERSAPAKVEGMGSGFQAVPPGLECLEANAEAEDESNGGQWATDDIPEFLNAISRDGGGTVAVSLAAPPPQNLRAKLQEVRAKNPVSGLMEFAQYQGHNCEFLLLDQSGPSHDPRFRMQVMLDGRLFPVAEASNKKVAKKDAAAATLKILLREIEGGGAEEGLTAGVDQAMDPTSDVPEVVEGPPQALSRSLPGGKNPVSMLMEYSQRTGNPIEFINTGQEGPPHDPRFMFRVKIGESLCAESSAPSKKAARQLAAEEAVKELMADGRLQLNKPQFPLCLSGDEGGFMPACPSLPPLTEEELRSAHEAGVGDLISHLNNNAVSGLLEYARARGFAAEIRLVGQSGPPHEPKFTYQAKLGGRWFPPVCASNKKQGKQEAADAALRVLIGEAEKAARTGELTPAELPLSGGTIHDQIAMLSHQRFNALTTRIQHSLLGRKILATIVMKRGEGLGTVVSLGTGNRCVKGEELSLKGDTVNDCHAEIISRRGFIRFLYAELLKHCEGSEDSIFETAEENKLRIKPDTTFHLYISTAPCGDGALFDKSCSEDAGDGQGHQPLFENAKQGKLRTKVENGEGTIPVESSTIVPTWDGIQHGERLRTMSCSDKILRWNVLGLQGALLSHFLHPIYLASITLGYLYSHGHLTRAVCCRLARDGEAFSKSLPAPYTLNHPEVGRVSVYDSTRHTGKTKESSVNWSQPDHITVEVLDGTKGKLDGPKLDVSRVSKSNIFRQFRLLCQQCGRQDLLALPSYAQAKMAAMSFQVAKQQFFDALGSHGYGAWIGKPLEEKSFDEAAASDGQGAGSVANSNQGYNNNNSYGSTTTDYNSSQWGSSAYTQAM, from the exons ATGAGCAGAGGACGAGGAGGGCCCCCCATAGAGCATTACCACCGACCCCCTCTCCCCCAACTGCAGGCTAAGCAACAATACTACAGAGCTGGACCCCTGGGATTTCACCCCAGAGCCTCCCCGCaacaggccctacacccaaacgtCCATTCATACCTGGGCCCAGTTCCCCCTCTAGTACCACCCAGTGCCCACTCTCagcctctctacccctctgtccctcccccacCCGGACACAGCCCAGGCCTGAGTCAGCAGAGCTCTTGTCCCAGTGGTCCTAACTCCTTCAGGCAGCAGCAGGTCCACTTCCTGAGGGGACAGAACACTGAGGCTCCCCAGTTTAGGGTGAGCCCCAGAGGAGGGGTGCAGAGCTTGGGTCGAGGGGGACCGAACGGACTCTATAACGAATCGAACCAGGCCCAGGCAGGGTACAGCAGGTACTCCCAAAACAGCTCTAGGGGGAGAGGGGGACCGAGCGGACTCTTCAACGAATCGAACCAGGCCCAGGCAGGGTACAGCAGGTTCTCCCAAAACAGCtctagggggagagggggatacggCAGCGAGCGAGGCAGAGGAAACGGTAGGGACTTCAGGTACCCGCCCAGTCAGGGACCCCCTAGAGGACCAACCGGCCCTACATTCTGGAACCAGAAGCAGACTTCAACCCAAAAGCAAGGCTTCAACAGACAGTGGAGCCTTCATGCAGACTGTGCTGACAGGCCGTCTTTCTCAGAAGGCTTTCAGAGTTTATCCTTAGACAGAGAGAGGTCCTACAGAGGAAGAGTTGACCGAGGCGACAGCTTTGACAAAGCTTCTGTTGGTAGTAGTAATAATTCAAACAACAAGAGTGTCCCTACATTTCAGCCACCCGACATCAGAGAGCAAGTTTTGCAAGCCTTGGCAGATTTGAGCCCCGGTGAGAAGCTACAAGCAAAGTGTTTGGCGAAAACGCTGCGGTTGCCCAAAAAGTTTATCAACCAGGCCCTTTACGGTCTTGAGCGTGATAAGAAAGCTTCAAAACACGGTGAAAGTCCTCCAGAGTGGACTGTCTACGTAGAACCACAGGAAGAACCGGAAAGTAGAGATTCTGATCCGGAAAGCCCACGTTCCCAACCGAGGGAACATTCTGTGGAGTCACAGGAAAGACCTTCAGAAGAAGATTGCTCTCACTTCCTGTCTGTGAAGGAGGAGGACATTGTCATCGAAGCTGAGATCCAGCAAATTGAAGCGCAGGGTCCTGAGGGCGACAAAGAAGAAGATTACTACGTAGAATCGGATTCACACTCCTCTTCCTCAGAACCATCTGAGTCATATCGGCAACATTCCCAGTCCCAAACCCAACAACCCAGTATCAACAGCAGCAGTAACGAAGAGCTTGACCTAGACCTTGACGAGAGCGACATGGCAGACTGCGGCAGTAATCAGAAGGAGTTGATCCTGCAGTATCTGCTGGAGGCAGGGGAGGCCACGGCCCTGGTGATCTCCAAGAACCTGGGCCTGAGGGGCGCCAAGCAGGTCAACCCCACCCTGTACGCCATGGAGAAGCAGGGTGACGTGAGCCGCAACGCAGAGGTGACCCCTCACATCTGGGAGCTATCTGTCCATCgcagggagaggatggagaggagccTCAAGGCCGAGCGCAGCGCCCCTGCAAAGGTCGAAGGAATGGGGTCCGGATTCCAGGCGGTGCCACCCGGATTGGAGTGTCTAGAGGCCAACGCTGAGGCG GAGGACGAGTCGAACGGAGGGCAGTGGGCGACCGACGATATCCCCGAATTCCTCAACGCCATCAGCCGGGATGGAGGGGGGACAGTAGCAGTCTCCCTGGCAGCGCCCCCACCTCAGAACCTCCGTGCCAAACTCCAGGAGGTGAGGGCCAAGAACCCTGTCAGCGGCCTGATGGAGTTTGCCCAGTACCAGGGACACAATTGCGAGTTCCTGCTCCTCGACCAATCAGGGCCCTCACATGACCCCAG ATTCCGTATGCAGGTCATGCTGGACGGCAGGTTGTTTCCTGTTGCTGAGGCATCTAATAAAAAGGTGGCTAAGAAAGATGCTGCCGCAGCAACCCTGAAGATTCTGCTGCGTgagatagaggggggaggggCCGAGGAGGGGCTCACTGCAGGGGTGGACCAGGCCATGGACCCCACCTCTGACGTCCCT gaggtggtggagggtccACCCCAGGCCCTGTCCCGTTCCCTGCCGGGGGGTAAGAACCCCGTGTCCATGCTGATGGAGTACAGTCAGCGCACTGGAAACCCCATAGAGTTCATCAACACTGGACAGGAGGGCCCACCTCACGACCCACG GTTCATGTTCAGGGTGAAGATCGGGGAAAGCCTGTGTGCTGAGAGCTCAGCCCCCAGTAAGAAGGCTGCCAGGCAGCTGGCTGCAGAGGAGGCAGTCAAGGAGTTAATGGCCGACGGGAGACTGCAGCTCAACAAG CCCCAGTTTCCCCTGTGTCTGTCTGGTGATGAAGGGGGCTTCATGCCCGCTTGCCCCTCCCTGCCCCCGCTGACAGAGGAGGAGCTGCGTTCTGCCCACGAGGCGGGGGTTGGTGACCTCATCAGCCACCTAAACAACAACGCCGTGTCAGGTCTGCTGGAGTACGCCCGGGCCAGGGGCTTCGCTGCAGAGATACGACTGGTTGGGCAGTCAGGACCACCGCACGAGCCCAA gtttACCTACCAGGCTAAACTAGGGGGTCGCTGGTTCCCTCCTGTCTGTGCTTCCAATAAGAAGCAAGGGAAACAGGAAGCAGCTGATGCAGCTCTGAGGGTTCTGATTGGAGAGGCAGAGAAGGCTGCCCGCACCGGGGAACTAACCCCTGCAGAG CTGCCACTGAGTGGTGGGACAATCCATGACCAGATCGCCATGTTGAGTCACCAG CGTTTCAACGCCCTCACCACACGCATACAGCACAGTCTTCTGGGAAGGAAGATCCTCGCTACCATCGTCATGAAGAGGGGGGAAGGGCTGGGGACCGTGGTCAGTCTGGGAACAG GAAATCGCTGTGTTAAAGGGGAGGAGCTGAGTCTTAAAGGGGACACCGTTAATGACTGCCACGCAGAAATCATCTCCAGGAGAGGGTTTATCAG gtTTCTATATGCTGAGTTGCTGAAGCACTGTGAAGGATCAGAGGACAGCATATTTGAGACAGCTGAGGAGAACAAGCTCCGGATCAAACCTGACACCACCTTCCACCTCTATATCAG TACTGCTCCGTGCGGAGACGGGGCGTTGTTTGATAAGTCGTGCAGCGAGGACGCGGGGGACGGCCAGGGCCACCAGCCCCTGTTTGAGAACGCCAAGCAGGGCAAGCTGCGCACCAAGGTGGAGAATG GTGAGGGCACCATCCCGGTAGAGTCATCGACCATCGTGCCCACCTGGGACGGCATCCAGCACGGCGAGCGTCTGAGGACCATGAGCTGTAGCGACAAGATCCTTCGCTGGAACGTCCTGGGACTGCAGGGAGCCCTGCTCTCCCACTTCCTCCATCCTATCTACCTGGCTTCAATCACCCTGG GCTACCTGTACAGCCATGGCCACCTGACACGTGCTGTCTGCTGCCGATTGGCCAGAGACGGCGAAGCCTTCTCCAAGAGTCTACCTGCTCCCTACACACTCAACCACCCCGag GTGGGCAGGGTGAGTGTGTATGACTCGACGCGTCACACAGGGAAGACCAAGGAGTCCAGCGTGAACTGGAGCCAGCCAGACCACATCACTGTGGAGGTGCTGGATGGGACCAAGGGCAAACTGGACGG CCCCAAACTGGACGTGTCGCGGGTCTCCAAGTCCAACATCTTCCGTCAATTCCGGTTGTTATGCCAACAGTGCGGGCGCCAGGACCTGCTGGCTCTCCCGTCTTACGCCCAAGCCAAGATGGCCGCCATGTCCTTCCAGGTCGCCAAGCAGCAGTTCTTTGATGCGCTCGGTAGCCATGGTTACGGAGCCTGGATTGGCAAGCCATTGGAGGAGAAGAGCTTTGACGAAGCGGCGGCCTCCGATGGCCAAGGGGCAGGAAGTGTTGCTAATAGCAACCAGggatacaacaacaacaatagctATGGAAGCACAACCACTGACTATAACAGCAGCCAGTGGGGTAGTAGTGCGTATACACAGGCCATgtag